TGGCTCATGGTCACGCAATTATGTTGGCTGGACACATGCAGATGTGGTAAAGACTAGATACTGAAGTAAATATAACAATATACATTACAAACCTCCCAAAGAACAATAGCATGCAATAAACCAAGACGCATCCTTGCGTAAAAGCGCCCAATCCCCCCCCCATATCAGTGAACACACTACAAAACCAATGGTCCTTAATACTTGGAATAGACAGACAATGTCGTGAACTGGTGTGGGTTAAGAGTTCAAAACAAAGTGCACCTTCCGATTAACACAGAGGCATGGCACATATCATTATTTGCGCGTCAAGGATTTATCATGTACACCATGCCATGCAGCTGCCCAGCGCGGGCTGGATAGTGAGTAACAACATTTATTTGTGCGACACAAGCAAGGGTGTGCCTTACCATAATCTCGATTGGTCTCCTGTGCTTGAGACATGCGCTGCAGTGCGTGAGTCATGACTTGGCTAGATGGGCTCGGAGTCTGTGTCGACTTATCTTTCAATAGCGGGGAGCTTGGAATAGAATCGCTGTCGAACGAAAAATATCCACTGGATGACCTGGACAGTGTTCTGAACAACGGCGACCTCGACTGGAAACCAAGCAGACTATTCGGCATCATTATTCCTGCCCGTGAATGCTGCTCCCCTTCGCTGAACTGGGGGTTGTCAGTCGGTTCGGCACCGGAGGCTGCTCCGCCACCGGGATTCAATTCTCCGTATTTCCCTCTCTCAATTAGGATGGTCGAGCCATTGGACTGATTTTGTCGTCTGTAGGATAGATCAAGTATCAGAGTTAGgctgtttttattattttgtcCGTGCAATGTCATTATTTGTTGGAGATTTGCTCTTGTGGACTCAAAGTCTAAACAGTCATACTTTATAGAATGTATAGGCTAATAAAACAGAGCGCGCATGACTAAATATCCCGCCGGGTCGAGTCAAGTTGTTGACTCCGCTGTTACTTCTTCGTCTCCACGTAGGCCTATATCCATTATTTGTTTGGACAGAAGTGCTGATTCCAGCATTTTTAGCAGGGGGAAACAGTTGGCATGAAGTTATGTGCCGTAGTAACTGCGTCACAGCCCCATCTCCAAGCCAAGTTAACTTCTTCTATCGGAAATGAAAGTTGTGAATAGCATATTGTGCATCCCCAAGACAAATCTAGTTATAGTCATGTTTTCGAAATGAATCTGATCGTTACTTGGAAAAATGTATTGCATACTCGAATTGGTTCCGAATTACGCATAGAGGATCTCTTGCGCATGAAGGATCGCAGGCAGCGCACACTTTCTCTATTAGGCATATAGTCTACCTGTCGGctttataatactataatacttcATAATACTTTCAGTAGCCTATTATATCATAAATACTTACTCATATCAAATAAATTCAGAGTTAAATCGAATGTCATATTTGAGAGATGCGAAAACGCAGTCAAACCGACGAACAATAGAGTCACGCAGATTGTTGCTTGAGTGTCGGCAGACTCCGCACACATTCTACCAACATGTGTTGAAAGCAGACCTGATTGGATTAATGCCTCTTTGACTGACGGGCGAAAAAACGACATCCAAAATCATAGGCTAGCGGCCAACTGGTCCATTATCGCCACCCACAGGTTGCAGTAGTAGCCTCTCTCCTTTTACTTTGTCTTGAAATTGGAAACACAATTCGGCCCCTCGCCTTCACTGAATCACCAGAGAACAGGA
This genomic interval from Oncorhynchus keta strain PuntledgeMale-10-30-2019 chromosome 2, Oket_V2, whole genome shotgun sequence contains the following:
- the LOC118399300 gene encoding bcl-2-like protein 11, translated to MSDSSRRQNQSNGSTILIERGKYGELNPGGGAASGAEPTDNPQFSEGEQHSRAGIMMPNSLLGFQSRSPLFRTLSRSSSGYFSFDSDSIPSSPLLKDKSTQTPSPSSQVMTHALQRMSQAQETNRDYDAWPNPLHPYRPRPPPTAGDMWPETLIGQELQRIGDEFNDLFIHGRLAGRNGQVAQANLQEMHQEPAFLLWMGLLIGRLLQIILQRR